From Macaca mulatta isolate MMU2019108-1 chromosome 1, T2T-MMU8v2.0, whole genome shotgun sequence, the proteins below share one genomic window:
- the ZC3H12A gene encoding endoribonuclease ZC3H12A isoform X2, with translation MPPDDPLGRHGPSLDNFLRKKPLTLEHRKQPCPYGRKCTYGIKCRFFHPERPSCPQRSVADELRANALLSPPRAPSKDKSGRRPSPSSQSSSLLTENEQCSLDGKKLGAQGSPGPRQEGLTQTYAPSGRSLPPSGGSGSSFGPTDWLPQTLDSLPYVSQDCLDSGIGSLESQMSELWGVRGGGPGEPGPRRAPYTGYGPYGSELPATAAFSAFGRAMGAGHFSVPADYPPPPPAFPPREYWSEPYPLPPPTPVLQEPPVQSPGAGRSPWGRAGSLAKEQASVYTKLCGVFPPHLVEAVMGRFPQLLDPQQLAAEILSYKSQHPSE, from the exons ATGCCTCCCGATGACCCACTGGGCCGGCACgggcccagcctggacaacttcCTGCGTAAGAAGCCACTCACTTTGGAGCACAGGAAGCAGCCGTGTCCCTATG GGAGGAAATGCACCTACGGGATCAAGTGCCGATTTTTCCACCCAGAGCGGCCAAGCTGCCCCCAGCGCTCTGTGGCAGATGAGCTCCGCGCCAATGCTCTCCTCTCACCCCCCAGGGCCCCAAGCAAGGACAAAAGTGGCCGGCGGCCTTCACCTTCATCCCAGTCCAGTTCTCTGCTAACAGAGAATGAGCAGTGCAGCCTGGATGGGAAGAAGCTGGGGGCCCAGGGATCCCCAGGGCCCCGCCAGGAGGGTCTAACACAGACCTATGCGCCATCAGGCAGGAGCCTCCCACCTAGCGGGGGCAGTGGCAGCAGCTTCGGGCCCACGGACTGGCTCCCGCAGACTCTGGACTCACTCCCATACGTCTCCCAGGATTGCCTGGACTCAGGCATTGGCTCCCTGGAGAGCCAGATGTCGGAACTGTGGGGGGTTCGAGGAGGAGGCCCTGGTGAGCCGGGCCCACGCCGAGCCCCTTACACGGGCTACGGTCCCTATGGATCTGAGCTCCCAGCCACTGCGGCCTTCTCTGCCTTTGGCCGGGCCATGGGTGCTGGCCACTTCAGTGTCCCTGCCGACTACCCACCTCCGCCCCCTGCCTTTCCGCCTCGAGAGTACTGGTCTGAACCGTACCCACTGCCCCCACCCACACCAGTCCTTCAAGAGCCCCCAGTACAGAGCCCAGGGGCTGGCAGGAGCCCATGGGGCAGGGCAGGCAGCCTGGCCAAGGAGCAGGCCAGCGTGTATACCAAGCTGTGTGGTGTGTTTCCCCCACACCTGGTGGAGGCCGTGATGGGGCGCTTCCCGCAGCTCCTGGACCCCCAGCAGCTGGCTGCCGAGATCCTCTCTTACAAGTCCCAGCACCCCAGTGAGTAA